One window of Bacillus alkalicellulosilyticus genomic DNA carries:
- a CDS encoding 50S ribosomal protein L7ae-like protein has translation MSYEKVTQAENLVIGTKQTLKALETEVVKEVFIAEDADRRVVMKVKAVAQKKQLQVTYVDSMKKLGKACGIDVGASTVAIIK, from the coding sequence ATGTCTTATGAAAAAGTGACACAGGCAGAAAACCTAGTAATAGGGACGAAGCAAACATTAAAAGCTCTTGAGACTGAAGTTGTTAAAGAAGTGTTTATTGCTGAAGATGCGGATCGTCGTGTTGTCATGAAAGTGAAAGCAGTAGCACAGAAAAAACAACTGCAAGTAACATATGTTGATTCCATGAAAAAGCTTGGAAAAGCTTGTGGGATAGATGTTGGGGCTTCGACTGTTGCCATAATAAAGTAA
- the rplA gene encoding 50S ribosomal protein L1 — MAKRGKKYQEAVKLIDRETAYAAEEAIELVKKASTAKFDETVEAAFRLGVDPKKADQQIRGAVVLPNGTGKTQRVLVFAKGEKLKEAEAAGADYVGDEDYINKISQGWFEFDVIVATPDMMGQVGKLGRVLGPKGLMPNPKTGTVTFDVAKAVNEIKAGKVEYRVDKAGNIHAPIGKVSFETAKLVENLNAVVDALMKAKPAAAKGTYMKNVSVTSTMGPGVKVNTTALVK; from the coding sequence GTGGCTAAACGAGGAAAAAAATATCAAGAAGCTGTAAAGTTGATTGATCGCGAAACAGCATACGCTGCTGAAGAAGCGATTGAATTAGTGAAAAAAGCATCAACGGCAAAGTTTGATGAAACAGTTGAAGCTGCGTTTCGCCTAGGAGTAGACCCTAAAAAAGCTGACCAACAAATTCGTGGAGCAGTTGTTCTTCCAAACGGAACAGGGAAAACTCAACGCGTGTTAGTTTTTGCTAAAGGTGAAAAGCTAAAAGAAGCAGAAGCTGCAGGTGCAGACTATGTTGGAGACGAAGATTATATTAATAAAATCAGCCAAGGTTGGTTTGAGTTTGATGTAATCGTAGCTACTCCAGATATGATGGGCCAAGTTGGTAAACTTGGACGTGTGCTTGGACCTAAAGGTTTAATGCCTAACCCTAAAACTGGTACTGTTACATTTGATGTAGCAAAAGCTGTTAACGAAATTAAAGCAGGTAAAGTTGAATACCGTGTTGATAAAGCTGGTAACATCCACGCTCCAATCGGTAAAGTTTCTTTTGAAACAGCTAAGCTTGTTGAAAACTTAAACGCAGTTGTTGATGCGCTTATGAAAGCTAAGCCAGCAGCAGCAAAAGGAACATACATGAAAAACGTTTCTGTTACTTCAACTATGGGTCCTGGTGTTAAAGTTAATACAACTGCTTTAGTAAAGTAA
- the rplL gene encoding 50S ribosomal protein L7/L12, with product MSKDQIIEAIKEMTVLELNDLVKAIEEEFGVTAAAPVAVAGGAAADAAAEQSEFDVILASAGGSKINVIKVVREITGLGLKEAKALVDGAPAPIKEGVAKEEAEEVKAKLEEAGASVEVK from the coding sequence ATGAGTAAAGATCAAATCATTGAAGCGATTAAAGAAATGACAGTTTTAGAATTAAACGACCTTGTTAAAGCAATCGAAGAGGAGTTTGGTGTAACTGCTGCTGCTCCTGTAGCTGTAGCTGGTGGAGCTGCTGCTGATGCTGCTGCTGAGCAATCTGAGTTCGATGTAATTCTTGCAAGTGCTGGTGGATCAAAAATCAACGTAATTAAAGTTGTTCGTGAAATCACTGGTTTAGGCTTAAAAGAAGCTAAAGCTCTTGTTGATGGCGCTCCAGCTCCAATTAAAGAAGGCGTAGCTAAAGAAGAAGCTGAAGAAGTGAAAGCTAAACTTGAAGAAGCTGGTGCTTCTGTAGAAGTTAAGTAA
- the rplJ gene encoding 50S ribosomal protein L10 → MSQIIEKKKQVVSEIAAKLRESKSTVLVDYRGLNVAEVTELRKQLREAGVEFKVYKNTMSRRATEEANLAELNEQLVGPTAIAFSADDVIAPAKIIHGFAKKHEALEIKAGVIEGNIASVEDVQALAELPSREGLLSMLLSVLQAPVRNFALATKAVADQKEEQGA, encoded by the coding sequence ATGAGCCAAATTATCGAAAAAAAGAAACAGGTTGTATCTGAAATTGCTGCAAAGTTACGTGAGAGCAAATCAACTGTACTAGTTGACTATCGCGGACTTAACGTAGCTGAAGTGACAGAACTTCGTAAGCAACTTCGTGAAGCTGGCGTTGAATTCAAAGTATATAAAAATACAATGTCTCGTCGTGCTACAGAAGAAGCTAACCTAGCTGAACTTAACGAGCAACTTGTTGGACCAACTGCGATTGCATTTAGTGCAGACGATGTTATTGCTCCAGCAAAAATCATCCACGGTTTTGCTAAAAAGCATGAAGCTTTAGAAATTAAAGCTGGTGTAATTGAAGGTAATATTGCTTCTGTTGAGGATGTGCAAGCATTAGCTGAGCTTCCATCTCGTGAAGGATTACTTTCTATGTTACTTAGCGTGCTTCAAGCACCTGTACGTAACTTTGCATTGGCTACAAAAGCTGTTGCAGACCAAAAAGAAGAGCAAGGAGCTTAA
- the rpoB gene encoding DNA-directed RNA polymerase subunit beta, which produces MTGQLVQYGRHRQRRSYARIHEVLELPNLIEIQTASYEWFLEHGLREMFQDISPIQDFTGNLVLEFIDYNLGEPKYSVDESKERDVTYAAPLRVKVRLINKETGEVKEQEVFMGDFPLMTEMGTFVINGAERVIVSQLVRSPSVYYSKKIDKNGKKGFTATVIPNRGAWLELETDAKDIVYVRIDRTRKIPVTVLLRALGFGSDQEIIDLLGEDEYLRNSLEKDNTDGTDKALLEIYERLRPGEPPTVDNAKSLLESRFFDPKRYDLASVGRYKINKKLHIKNRLFNQKLAETLVDPETGEIIAEQGTQIDRRTLDRILPYLEKNVGFRTVSVSGGVVEDDDIALQTVHIYAPDDQDGERIIKVIGNAMVEKDVKHITPADIISSINYFFDLLHGVGDTDDIDHLGNRRLRSVGELLQNQFRIGLSRMERVVRERMSIQDPNMITPQALINIRPVIASIKEFFGSSQLSQFMDQTNPLAELTHKRRLSALGPGGLTRERAGFEVRDVHYSHYGRMCPIETPEGPNIGLINSLSSYAKVNEFGFMETPYRRVDPDTGKVTSRIDYLTADEEDNYVVAQANAKLGEDGSFIDDNIIARFRGENTVVPRERVDYMDVSPKQVVSAATSCIPFLENDDSNRALMGANMQRQAVPLMVPEAPLVGTGMEHVSAKDSGAAIVNKHRGIAEKVTAKEVWIRRLEEVDGKEIQGDLDKYKLQKFIRSNQGTCYNQRPIVSEGDIVEKREIIADGPSMEKGELALGRNVMVGFMTWEGYNYEDAIILSERLVKDDVYTSIHIEEYESEARDTKLGPEEITRDIPNVGEDALRNLDDRGIIRVGAEVKDGDILVGKVTPKGVTELTAEERLLHAIFGEKAREVRDTSLRAPHGGDGIVLDVKIFNRENGDELPPGVNQLVRVYIVQKRKIHEGDKMAGRHGNKGVISKILPEEDMPYLPDGTPIDIMLNPLGVPSRMNIGQVLELHLGMAARRLGIHVASPVFDGAREEDVWATLGEAGMARDGKTVLYDGRTGEPFDNRVSVGIMYMIKLAHMVDDKLHARSTGPYSLVTQQPLGGKAQFGGQRFGEMEVWALEAYGAAYTLQEILTVKSDDVVGRVKTYEAIVKGENVPEPGVPESFKVLIKELQSLGMDVKMLSSNEEEIEMKELDDEDEQVNEKLNLNLETNEG; this is translated from the coding sequence TTGACAGGTCAACTAGTTCAATACGGACGCCACCGCCAACGAAGAAGCTACGCGCGAATTCATGAAGTGTTAGAGCTGCCGAATTTAATTGAGATTCAAACAGCTTCATACGAATGGTTTCTTGAACATGGTTTACGAGAAATGTTTCAAGATATTTCTCCAATTCAAGATTTCACAGGAAATCTCGTACTAGAGTTTATTGATTATAACCTAGGAGAACCTAAGTATTCTGTTGATGAATCAAAAGAACGTGATGTTACATATGCGGCACCATTGCGTGTGAAAGTTCGTCTCATTAACAAAGAGACTGGTGAGGTAAAAGAGCAAGAAGTATTTATGGGAGATTTCCCATTGATGACTGAAATGGGAACATTTGTAATCAACGGAGCCGAGCGTGTTATCGTCTCACAGCTTGTGCGTTCTCCGAGTGTTTACTATAGTAAGAAAATCGATAAAAATGGTAAAAAAGGCTTCACGGCTACTGTTATACCAAACCGTGGTGCTTGGTTAGAGTTGGAAACAGATGCTAAGGATATTGTGTATGTGAGAATAGATCGTACAAGGAAGATCCCTGTTACGGTTCTTTTGCGTGCCCTAGGCTTCGGCTCAGACCAGGAAATCATTGATTTACTTGGTGAAGATGAGTACTTACGCAATTCATTAGAAAAAGACAATACAGATGGTACTGATAAAGCACTATTAGAAATTTATGAGCGTTTACGTCCGGGTGAACCACCAACAGTAGATAATGCAAAAAGTCTATTGGAGTCTAGATTCTTTGACCCTAAGCGTTATGACTTAGCAAGCGTAGGACGTTATAAAATTAACAAAAAGCTTCACATTAAAAATAGATTATTCAACCAAAAACTTGCAGAAACATTAGTTGACCCAGAAACTGGTGAAATTATTGCGGAACAAGGAACTCAAATTGATAGACGAACACTTGACCGAATTCTACCGTATCTTGAAAAAAATGTAGGGTTCCGTACAGTAAGTGTATCTGGTGGAGTAGTTGAAGATGATGATATCGCTCTTCAAACGGTGCATATTTATGCTCCTGATGACCAAGATGGTGAACGAATCATCAAAGTAATCGGAAATGCGATGGTAGAAAAAGATGTTAAGCACATTACACCTGCTGATATCATTTCTTCTATTAACTATTTCTTTGACTTATTACACGGTGTAGGTGATACCGATGATATTGACCATTTAGGAAATCGTCGTCTTCGTTCGGTAGGAGAATTGCTACAAAATCAATTTAGAATTGGTTTATCTCGTATGGAACGTGTTGTACGAGAGCGTATGTCAATTCAAGATCCTAATATGATTACACCACAAGCGTTAATTAATATTCGACCTGTTATTGCTTCGATAAAAGAGTTCTTTGGAAGCTCTCAGTTATCGCAGTTCATGGACCAAACGAATCCATTAGCTGAATTGACTCATAAACGTCGTTTATCAGCATTAGGGCCAGGTGGTTTAACTCGTGAACGTGCTGGATTTGAAGTGCGTGACGTTCATTACTCTCACTATGGTCGTATGTGTCCGATTGAAACGCCAGAGGGACCAAACATCGGTTTAATTAACTCATTGTCTAGTTATGCAAAAGTTAATGAGTTTGGTTTTATGGAAACGCCATATCGTAGAGTCGACCCTGATACAGGTAAGGTTACAAGTCGAATTGACTACTTAACTGCCGATGAGGAAGATAATTATGTAGTGGCACAGGCCAATGCGAAGCTTGGAGAAGATGGATCATTTATTGACGATAACATTATCGCTCGATTCCGTGGTGAGAATACGGTAGTTCCAAGAGAACGAGTGGACTACATGGATGTATCGCCTAAGCAGGTTGTATCAGCTGCGACATCGTGTATTCCGTTCTTGGAAAACGATGACTCTAACCGTGCTCTAATGGGAGCAAACATGCAACGTCAAGCAGTTCCTTTAATGGTGCCTGAAGCACCACTTGTTGGTACTGGTATGGAGCATGTTTCTGCGAAAGACTCTGGAGCTGCGATTGTTAATAAACATCGTGGTATTGCTGAAAAAGTAACAGCAAAAGAAGTGTGGATTCGTCGCCTTGAAGAAGTAGATGGGAAAGAAATTCAAGGCGATTTAGACAAATATAAGTTACAAAAATTCATTCGTTCCAACCAAGGAACGTGCTATAACCAGCGTCCGATCGTAAGCGAAGGGGACATCGTAGAAAAACGTGAAATCATTGCTGACGGTCCGTCAATGGAAAAAGGCGAATTAGCTCTTGGTCGAAATGTCATGGTTGGATTTATGACATGGGAAGGGTACAACTACGAGGATGCGATTATCTTAAGTGAGCGTCTTGTTAAGGACGATGTATACACGTCGATTCATATTGAAGAGTATGAGTCAGAAGCGCGTGATACAAAACTTGGACCTGAAGAAATTACTCGTGATATTCCTAACGTAGGTGAGGATGCATTACGTAATTTAGATGACCGTGGAATTATCCGTGTCGGAGCAGAAGTAAAGGATGGAGACATCTTAGTTGGTAAGGTTACACCAAAAGGGGTAACTGAATTGACTGCTGAAGAAAGACTCTTACATGCGATTTTCGGTGAAAAAGCGCGTGAAGTTCGTGATACATCACTAAGAGCACCTCATGGTGGAGACGGTATCGTACTCGATGTTAAAATCTTCAACCGCGAAAACGGAGATGAATTACCACCAGGTGTAAATCAACTAGTTCGCGTGTACATCGTACAAAAACGTAAAATACATGAAGGCGATAAAATGGCTGGACGTCATGGAAATAAGGGTGTTATCTCTAAGATTTTACCTGAAGAAGATATGCCATATTTACCAGACGGTACACCAATCGACATCATGTTAAATCCTTTAGGGGTACCATCACGTATGAATATCGGACAAGTGCTAGAGCTTCACTTGGGTATGGCTGCAAGAAGACTAGGGATTCATGTAGCATCTCCTGTATTTGATGGAGCTCGTGAGGAAGATGTTTGGGCAACACTTGGTGAGGCAGGTATGGCCCGTGATGGAAAAACAGTTTTATATGATGGTCGCACAGGTGAACCATTTGATAACCGTGTATCTGTCGGAATCATGTATATGATTAAGCTTGCCCACATGGTTGATGATAAGCTACATGCTCGTTCAACAGGTCCTTATTCACTAGTTACGCAGCAACCACTTGGTGGTAAAGCGCAGTTTGGTGGACAGCGTTTTGGGGAAATGGAAGTATGGGCACTTGAAGCATATGGTGCGGCTTATACATTACAAGAAATTTTAACGGTTAAATCCGATGACGTTGTTGGGCGTGTGAAAACATACGAAGCTATCGTTAAAGGGGAAAACGTTCCAGAACCAGGAGTTCCAGAATCGTTTAAAGTATTAATCAAGGAGCTTCAAAGCTTAGGTATGGACGTTAAGATGTTATCTAGCAATGAAGAAGAGATTGAAATGAAAGAGCTAGATGACGAAGATGAGCAAGTCAATGAAAAACTAAACTTAAACCTTGAAACAAACGAGGGTTAA
- the rpoC gene encoding DNA-directed RNA polymerase subunit beta': MIDVNNFEYMKIGLASPNKIRSWSRGEVKKPETINYRTLKPEKDGLFCERIFGPTKDWECHCGKYKRVRYKGVVCDRCGVEVTRAKVRRERMGHIELAAPVSHIWYFKGIPSRMGLVLDMSPRSLEEVIYFASYVVTEPGDTPLEKKQLLSEKEYRTYRDKYGRGFTAQMGAEAIKKLLADIDLEKDVDSLKEELITAQGQRRTRAIKRLEVLEAFRHSGNDPSWMVLDVLPVIPPELRPMVQLDGGRFATSDLNDLYRRVINRNNRLKRLLDLGAPNIIVQNEKRMLQEAVDALIDNGRRGRPVTGPGNRPLKSLSHMLKGKQGRFRQNLLGKRVDYSGRSVIVVGPNLKMYQCGLPKEMALELFKPFVMKELVSKGLAHNIKSAKRKVERIQPEVWDVLEEVIREHPVLLNRAPTLHRLGIQAFEPTLVEGRAIKLHPLVCTAYNADFDGDQMAVHVPLSAEAQAEARILMLAAQNILNPKDGKPVVTPSQDMVLGNYYLTLERENVVGEGSIFKDTNEALTAYQNGYVHLHSRIALPVASLNKPTFSEEDNTKLLLTTVGKVIFNEILPESFPYINEPTESNLEVALPDKYLVPMTANVKEEFAKRDVVKPFKKGFLGDVIAQVFKSFKITETSKMLDRMKDLGFKYSTKAGITIGIADIVVLPEKKVVLEEAEGKVDRVLKQFRRGLITEEERYDRVISIWSEAKDIIQEKLMKSLDHHNPIFMMSDSGARGNASNFTQLAGMRGLMANPSGRIIELPIKSSFREGLTVLEYFISTHGARKGLADTALKTADSGYLTRRLVDVAQDVIVREDDCGTDRGLEVAAIAEGTDVIENLFDRLVGRVAFKTVRHPETKEVIVAKNQLIEEDLAKQVVDAGVEQVTIRSVFTCDTRHGVCKACYGRNLATGSDVEVGEAVGIIAAQSIGEPGTQLTMRTFHTGGVAGDDITQGLPRIQELFEARNPKGQAVISEIEGKVITVNDSSDKREVVVQGEMETRNYAIPYGSRLKVVVDDELVPGQVITEGSIDPKELLGVTGMQGVQEYLLREVQKVYRMQGVEIGDKHVEVMVRQMLRKIRVIDAGDTNVLPGSLIDIHVFNDENRRVLLRDERPATGRPVLLGITKASLETESFLSAASFQETTRVLTDAAIKGKKDELLGLKENVIIGKLVPAGTGMNQYRNLNILSKYDNDKAQEDELEPIESMVTQD, encoded by the coding sequence TTGATAGATGTTAATAATTTTGAGTATATGAAGATCGGTCTTGCTTCGCCAAACAAGATTCGTTCATGGTCTCGTGGAGAAGTTAAAAAACCTGAGACAATTAATTATCGTACACTTAAGCCTGAAAAAGATGGTTTGTTCTGCGAACGAATTTTTGGTCCGACAAAAGACTGGGAATGTCATTGTGGGAAATATAAGCGCGTTCGATATAAAGGTGTAGTATGTGACCGTTGTGGAGTAGAAGTCACAAGAGCAAAAGTTCGTCGTGAAAGAATGGGTCACATCGAACTGGCTGCTCCTGTATCGCATATATGGTATTTTAAAGGAATCCCTAGTCGTATGGGCCTTGTACTAGATATGTCACCTCGTTCACTTGAAGAAGTGATATACTTCGCTTCTTATGTAGTAACAGAGCCTGGAGATACACCATTAGAAAAGAAACAACTTCTTTCTGAAAAAGAATACCGCACGTACCGTGATAAATACGGAAGAGGCTTTACGGCTCAAATGGGTGCTGAGGCCATCAAAAAACTTTTAGCTGACATTGACCTTGAAAAAGACGTCGATTCACTAAAAGAAGAATTGATTACTGCACAAGGACAACGTCGTACTCGTGCGATAAAGCGTCTAGAAGTGTTAGAAGCATTCCGTCATTCAGGAAATGACCCTTCATGGATGGTTCTTGATGTTTTACCGGTAATTCCACCTGAACTTCGTCCAATGGTTCAATTAGATGGTGGTCGTTTCGCGACGTCTGATTTAAACGACTTGTACCGTCGTGTAATTAATAGAAATAATCGTTTAAAACGTCTATTAGACCTTGGAGCGCCAAACATTATCGTTCAAAACGAGAAGCGTATGCTACAAGAAGCGGTAGATGCCTTAATTGATAATGGTAGACGTGGTCGTCCGGTTACTGGACCAGGGAATCGCCCGTTAAAATCATTGTCTCACATGTTAAAAGGGAAACAAGGTCGTTTCCGCCAAAACTTATTAGGTAAACGTGTTGACTACTCTGGACGTTCAGTTATCGTTGTAGGACCGAACTTAAAGATGTACCAATGTGGACTTCCAAAAGAAATGGCTCTTGAGTTATTCAAGCCATTTGTTATGAAGGAGTTAGTAAGTAAGGGATTGGCTCATAACATTAAAAGTGCAAAGCGAAAGGTTGAGCGTATTCAACCTGAGGTGTGGGATGTTTTAGAAGAAGTTATTCGTGAGCATCCAGTTCTTTTAAACCGTGCACCTACGCTTCATAGATTAGGAATCCAGGCTTTTGAACCGACACTAGTAGAAGGACGCGCGATTAAGTTACATCCACTTGTATGTACAGCTTATAACGCCGACTTTGACGGAGACCAAATGGCTGTTCACGTTCCTCTATCAGCAGAAGCACAAGCAGAAGCTCGTATTTTAATGTTAGCTGCACAAAACATCTTAAATCCTAAAGATGGAAAACCAGTTGTTACTCCTTCACAGGATATGGTCTTAGGAAACTATTACCTTACTCTTGAACGCGAAAATGTGGTTGGAGAAGGTTCTATCTTTAAAGATACAAATGAAGCATTAACGGCTTATCAAAATGGATATGTTCATTTACACAGTCGTATTGCACTTCCGGTTGCTTCTCTTAACAAGCCAACATTCTCGGAAGAAGATAATACAAAGTTACTATTAACTACGGTCGGGAAGGTGATTTTTAACGAAATATTACCTGAATCATTCCCGTACATTAATGAACCAACAGAATCGAATCTTGAGGTTGCATTACCTGATAAATACTTAGTGCCAATGACAGCAAATGTAAAAGAAGAATTTGCTAAGCGTGATGTAGTAAAGCCGTTTAAAAAAGGTTTCCTAGGTGATGTTATTGCGCAAGTTTTCAAGAGCTTTAAGATTACTGAGACTTCAAAAATGCTTGACCGTATGAAAGATTTAGGATTTAAATACTCTACCAAAGCTGGTATTACGATTGGTATCGCAGACATCGTAGTATTACCTGAGAAGAAAGTTGTTCTTGAAGAGGCTGAAGGAAAAGTAGATCGCGTATTAAAGCAATTTAGACGTGGTTTAATTACTGAAGAAGAGCGTTATGACCGCGTTATCTCCATTTGGAGTGAAGCGAAAGATATTATCCAAGAGAAACTGATGAAATCATTAGATCATCATAACCCGATCTTTATGATGAGTGACTCTGGAGCCCGTGGTAACGCATCTAACTTTACACAGTTAGCCGGGATGCGTGGACTAATGGCTAACCCATCTGGTCGAATCATTGAACTTCCGATTAAGTCAAGTTTCCGTGAAGGTCTGACAGTATTAGAGTACTTTATCTCTACTCATGGTGCGCGTAAAGGTCTAGCCGATACAGCCCTGAAAACAGCTGACTCAGGATACTTAACTCGTCGACTAGTAGATGTTGCACAGGATGTAATCGTTCGTGAAGATGATTGTGGAACGGACAGAGGACTTGAAGTGGCTGCAATTGCTGAAGGAACAGATGTTATCGAGAACTTATTTGACCGTTTGGTTGGTCGTGTTGCCTTTAAAACAGTACGTCACCCAGAAACAAAAGAAGTTATCGTTGCAAAAAATCAGTTAATTGAAGAAGACCTTGCGAAACAAGTCGTTGACGCTGGTGTTGAACAAGTTACGATTCGATCCGTATTTACATGTGATACTCGTCATGGAGTATGTAAAGCATGTTACGGCCGTAACCTTGCAACAGGTAGTGATGTTGAAGTTGGAGAAGCAGTTGGTATTATCGCAGCTCAATCAATTGGTGAGCCAGGAACACAGCTTACGATGCGTACCTTCCATACAGGAGGGGTAGCTGGAGATGATATTACTCAAGGTTTACCTCGTATCCAGGAGCTATTTGAAGCCCGTAACCCTAAAGGTCAAGCGGTTATCTCTGAGATAGAAGGTAAAGTAATTACTGTTAATGATAGCTCTGATAAGCGTGAAGTGGTTGTTCAAGGGGAAATGGAAACAAGAAATTATGCCATCCCTTATGGTTCCCGTCTGAAAGTTGTTGTTGATGATGAACTAGTTCCAGGTCAAGTTATTACAGAGGGTTCGATTGACCCTAAAGAACTTCTTGGCGTTACTGGAATGCAAGGTGTTCAAGAATACCTACTCCGCGAAGTACAAAAGGTTTATCGTATGCAAGGGGTTGAAATTGGTGATAAACACGTAGAGGTAATGGTTCGCCAAATGCTTCGTAAAATCCGTGTTATCGACGCTGGAGATACAAATGTATTACCAGGTTCATTAATTGACATCCATGTATTCAACGATGAGAATAGAAGAGTGTTACTGCGTGATGAGCGCCCTGCAACTGGTCGCCCAGTCTTACTTGGTATCACAAAAGCATCATTAGAAACAGAATCATTCTTATCAGCGGCTTCGTTCCAAGAAACAACAAGAGTTCTTACGGACGCTGCAATTAAAGGTAAGAAAGATGAACTTCTTGGTCTGAAGGAGAATGTTATTATCGGTAAGCTTGTACCGGCTGGAACAGGCATGAATCAATACCGTAACCTAAACATCCTTTCAAAGTACGATAACGATAAGGCGCAAGAGGATGAACTTGAACCGATTGAGTCGATGGTGACACAAGATTAA
- a CDS encoding class I SAM-dependent methyltransferase: MSDHYYSENPSVESKPKQITFELRGKQLSFVSDSGVFSKKEIDFGTQLLLESFEFPTSGEGALIDVGCGYGPIGITLAKEDKSRKVYMVDINERALELSRKNAEKNGAANVVVRKSRLFDNVNTQKFSAVITNPPIRAGKQVVHELFEQAFEQLETNGELWVVIQKKQGAPSAIEKIKSLFQECEVVSKKKGYYIIRAKKI, translated from the coding sequence GTGAGTGACCATTATTATTCAGAGAACCCATCTGTTGAAAGTAAACCAAAACAAATTACTTTTGAGTTAAGAGGGAAACAACTTTCGTTTGTATCAGATAGTGGTGTCTTCTCAAAAAAAGAAATAGATTTCGGCACACAGCTTTTGCTAGAGTCTTTTGAATTTCCGACTAGTGGCGAGGGGGCTCTTATTGATGTTGGTTGTGGCTATGGCCCAATTGGTATAACGTTGGCTAAAGAAGATAAAAGTCGAAAAGTGTACATGGTAGATATTAATGAAAGAGCACTCGAACTTTCCCGAAAAAACGCAGAAAAAAACGGGGCTGCGAATGTTGTCGTAAGAAAGAGTAGATTGTTTGATAACGTGAATACCCAGAAGTTTAGTGCTGTTATTACGAACCCTCCTATTCGGGCAGGCAAACAGGTTGTTCATGAATTGTTTGAGCAGGCTTTTGAACAGCTAGAAACAAACGGTGAATTATGGGTAGTCATACAAAAGAAGCAAGGGGCTCCCTCAGCAATTGAAAAAATCAAATCACTTTTTCAAGAATGTGAAGTCGTTTCTAAGAAAAAGGGCTATTATATTATCCGCGCAAAAAAGATTTGA
- the rpsL gene encoding 30S ribosomal protein S12, protein MPTINQLIRKGREAKIKKSDSPALNKGYNSFKKEQTNLSSPQKRGVCTRVGTMTPKKPNSALRKYARVRLTNGIEVTAYIPGIGHNLQEHSVVLIRGGRVKDLPGVRYHIVRGALDTAGVQNRMQGRSKYGTKRPKEKK, encoded by the coding sequence ATGCCTACAATTAATCAGTTAATTAGAAAAGGTCGTGAGGCTAAGATTAAAAAGTCTGACTCACCTGCTCTAAATAAAGGATATAACAGCTTTAAAAAGGAGCAAACAAACTTGTCTTCTCCTCAAAAGCGTGGAGTTTGTACGCGTGTTGGTACAATGACACCGAAAAAACCAAACTCAGCTTTACGTAAATATGCTCGTGTACGTTTAACTAACGGAATCGAGGTAACAGCATACATTCCAGGAATTGGACACAACCTACAAGAACATAGTGTTGTACTTATTCGTGGAGGACGTGTAAAGGATTTACCAGGGGTACGTTATCACATTGTTCGTGGTGCGCTTGATACAGCTGGTGTTCAAAACCGTATGCAAGGTCGTTCTAAGTATGGAACAAAAAGACCGAAAGAGAAAAAATAA